In the Thermococcus sp. MAR1 genome, one interval contains:
- a CDS encoding N-acetylmuramoyl-L-alanine amidase, translating into MRKAAVVLGVVLLALAIVPVPTSASGTDLSGYTICVDAGHGGTDPGAVANGVQEKDINLAIALKVAKVLQDDGARVVLTRDGDYFVTLSGRVQIANSAGCDIFISIHANSGPSSASGFEVYHYYGSYRGNLLATYVDGEIAKVIPLNNRGVKEAGFYVLKYTSMPAILIETGFVTNTYDVRVITDENYQWRYAYAILHGVQRYFGVPVHDPVPTVMGIRFAQHDGYFRLVVDLSKAVSYHTYYTSYSNGYHLVIQLDNARLSDLGWQTYGNWQYTYTGSYIAPVIYATESSGYVFIVVELNTPYLPYRDFTLSGPDRIVVDIYG; encoded by the coding sequence ATGAGGAAAGCTGCCGTGGTTTTGGGTGTAGTTCTGCTGGCACTCGCCATAGTCCCGGTTCCCACTTCCGCCTCGGGGACGGATTTGAGTGGCTACACCATCTGCGTCGATGCCGGACACGGAGGAACGGACCCCGGAGCGGTCGCCAACGGCGTTCAGGAGAAGGACATCAACCTTGCAATAGCGCTCAAAGTCGCTAAGGTTCTCCAAGATGACGGCGCGCGGGTTGTCCTCACCAGGGACGGTGACTACTTCGTCACCCTCTCCGGAAGGGTGCAGATAGCAAACTCCGCCGGTTGCGATATCTTCATCAGCATACACGCCAACTCCGGGCCGAGTTCTGCGAGCGGTTTTGAGGTCTACCATTACTACGGCTCGTACAGGGGCAACCTCCTCGCGACCTACGTTGATGGGGAAATAGCCAAGGTGATCCCGCTCAACAACAGGGGCGTTAAGGAGGCCGGCTTCTACGTCCTCAAGTATACCTCCATGCCGGCAATACTCATCGAGACCGGCTTTGTGACGAACACCTACGACGTGAGGGTAATAACCGACGAGAACTACCAGTGGCGCTACGCTTACGCGATACTCCACGGGGTTCAGCGGTACTTTGGTGTTCCGGTTCACGACCCGGTTCCGACGGTTATGGGCATAAGGTTCGCCCAGCACGACGGCTACTTCAGGCTGGTGGTTGATCTCAGCAAGGCGGTTAGCTACCACACCTACTACACCTCCTACTCGAACGGCTACCATCTCGTTATCCAACTTGATAACGCCAGACTCTCAGACCTCGGCTGGCAGACCTACGGCAACTGGCAGTACACCTACACGGGTTCCTACATCGCCCCTGTGATATACGCCACCGAGAGCAGCGGTTACGTATTCATCGTCGTTGAGCTGAACACTCCATACCTTCCATACAGGGACTTCACGCTGAGCGGCCCGGATAGAATAGTCGTCGATATCTACGGATGA